One genomic segment of Helicobacter pylori NQ4053 includes these proteins:
- a CDS encoding HP1117 family Sel1-like repeat protein, with protein MGYASKLALKICLASLCLFSALGAEHLEQKRNYIYEGEEAYNNKEYERAASFYKSAIKNGEPLAYVLLGIMYENGRGVPKDYKKAAEYFQKAVDNDIPRGYNNLGVMYKEGRGVPKDEKKAVEYFRIATEKGYTNAYINLGIMYMEGRGVPSNYVKATECFRKAIHKGNVEAYILLGDIYYSGNDQLGIEPDKDKAVVYYKMAADMSSSRAYEGLSESYQYGLGVEKDKKKAEEYMQKACDFDIDKNCKKKNTSSR; from the coding sequence ATGGGATACGCAAGCAAATTAGCCTTGAAGATTTGTTTGGCAAGTTTATGTTTATTTAGCGCTCTTGGTGCAGAACACCTTGAACAAAAAAGGAATTACATTTATGAAGGGGAGGAAGCTTATAATAATAAGGAGTATGAGCGAGCGGCTTCTTTTTATAAGAGCGCTATTAAAAATGGCGAGCCGCTTGCTTATGTTCTTTTAGGGATCATGTATGAAAATGGTAGGGGTGTGCCTAAAGATTACAAGAAAGCGGCTGAATATTTTCAAAAAGCGGTTGATAACGATATACCTAGAGGGTATAACAATTTAGGCGTGATGTATAAAGAGGGTAGGGGCGTTCCTAAAGATGAAAAAAAAGCCGTGGAGTATTTTAGAATAGCTACAGAGAAAGGCTATACTAACGCTTATATCAACTTAGGCATCATGTATATGGAGGGTAGGGGCGTTCCAAGCAACTATGTGAAAGCGACAGAGTGCTTTAGAAAAGCGATACATAAGGGTAATGTAGAAGCTTATATCCTTTTAGGGGATATTTATTATAGCGGAAATGATCAGTTGGGTATTGAACCAGACAAAGATAAGGCTGTTGTCTATTATAAAATGGCGGCTGATATGAGTTCTTCTAGAGCTTATGAAGGGTTGTCAGAGTCTTATCAGTATGGGTTAGGCGTAGAAAAAGATAAAAAAAAGGCTGAAGAATACATGCAAAAAGCATGCGATTTTGACATTGATAAAAATTGTAAGAAAAAGAATACTTCAAGCCGATAA
- the ggt gene encoding gamma-glutamyltransferase: MRRSFLKTIGLGVIALSLGLLNPLSAASYPPIKNTKVGLALSSHPLATEIGQKVLEEGGNAIDAAVAIGFALAVVHPAAGNIGGGGFAVIHLANGENVALDFREKAPLKATKNMFLDKQGNVVPKLSEDGYLAAGVPGTVAGMEAMLKKYGTKKLSQLIDPAIKLAENGYAISQRQAETLKEARERFLKYSSSKKYFFKKGHLDYQEGDLFVQKDLAKTLNQIKTLGAKGFYQGQVAELIEKDMKKNGGIITKEDLASYNVKWRKPVVGSYRGYKIISMSPPSSGGTHLIQILNVMENADLSALGYGASKNIHIAAEAMRQAYADRSVYMGDSDFVSVPVDKLINKAYAKKIFDTIQPDTVTPSSQIKPGMGQLHEGSNTTHYSVADRWGNAVSVTYTINASYGSAASIDGAGFLLNNEMDDFSIKPGNPNLYGLVGGDANAIEANKRPLSSMSPTIVLKNNKVFLVVGSPGGSRIITTVLQVISNVIDYNMNISEAVSAPRFHMQWLPDELRIEKFGMPADVKDNLTKMGYQIVTKPVMGDVNAIQVLPKTKGSVFYGSTDPRKEF, translated from the coding sequence ATGAGACGGAGTTTTTTAAAGACGATTGGCTTGGGCGTGATAGCGCTCTCTTTGGGTTTGTTAAACCCTTTGAGCGCGGCGAGTTACCCTCCCATTAAAAACACTAAAGTAGGGTTAGCCCTTTCTAGCCACCCGCTAGCCACTGAAATTGGGCAAAAGGTTTTAGAAGAGGGAGGCAATGCGATTGATGCGGCGGTAGCGATTGGCTTTGCTCTTGCGGTCGTCCATCCTGCAGCAGGCAATATTGGTGGAGGCGGTTTTGCGGTTATCCATTTGGCTAATGGTGAAAATGTTGCCTTAGATTTTAGAGAAAAAGCCCCCTTAAAAGCCACTAAAAACATGTTTTTAGACAAGCAAGGCAATGTAGTCCCTAAACTCAGCGAAGATGGCTATTTGGCGGCTGGGGTTCCTGGAACGGTGGCGGGCATGGAAGCGATGTTGAAAAAATACGGCACCAAAAAACTATCGCAACTCATTGATCCTGCCATTAAATTGGCTGAAAATGGTTATGCGATTTCACAAAGACAAGCAGAAACCCTAAAAGAAGCAAGGGAGCGGTTTTTAAAATACAGTTCTAGCAAAAAGTATTTTTTTAAAAAAGGGCATCTTGATTATCAAGAAGGGGATTTGTTTGTCCAAAAAGATCTAGCTAAGACTTTGAATCAAATCAAAACGCTAGGCGCTAAAGGCTTTTATCAAGGGCAAGTCGCTGAGCTTATTGAGAAAGATATGAAAAAAAATGGGGGGATTATCACTAAAGAGGATTTAGCCAGTTACAATGTGAAATGGCGCAAACCCGTGGTAGGGAGTTATCGTGGGTATAAGATCATTTCTATGTCGCCGCCAAGTTCGGGAGGTACGCATTTGATCCAGATTTTAAATGTCATGGAAAATGCGGATTTAAGCGCCCTTGGGTATGGGGCTTCTAAGAATATCCATATCGCTGCAGAAGCGATGCGTCAGGCTTATGCGGATAGATCGGTTTATATGGGAGATTCTGATTTTGTTTCGGTGCCGGTGGATAAATTGATTAATAAGGCGTATGCCAAAAAGATTTTTGACACTATCCAGCCAGATACGGTCACGCCAAGCTCTCAAATCAAACCAGGAATGGGGCAGTTGCATGAGGGGAGCAACACCACGCATTATTCTGTAGCGGACAGGTGGGGGAATGCAGTCAGCGTTACTTACACCATTAACGCTTCTTATGGGAGCGCTGCTAGTATTGATGGGGCAGGATTTTTATTGAACAATGAAATGGATGATTTTTCCATAAAACCAGGAAACCCTAATCTCTATGGTTTAGTAGGGGGCGATGCGAATGCGATTGAAGCCAATAAACGCCCTTTAAGCTCCATGTCGCCTACGATTGTGTTGAAAAACAATAAGGTTTTTTTGGTGGTGGGAAGCCCTGGAGGGTCTAGGATTATCACTACAGTGTTGCAAGTGATTTCCAATGTCATTGATTATAACATGAATATTTCTGAAGCGGTCTCAGCCCCAAGATTTCACATGCAATGGTTGCCTGATGAATTAAGGATTGAAAAGTTTGGCATGCCCGCTGATGTGAAAGACAACCTCACTAAAATGGGCTATCAAATCGTTACTAAGCCGGTCATGGGCGATGTGAATGCGATCCAAGTTTTACCTAAAACTAAGGGGAGCGTTTTCTATGGTTCAACGGATCCAAGGAAAGAATTTTAA
- the flgK gene encoding flagellar hook-associated protein FlgK, which produces MGGILSSLNTSYTGLQAHQSMVDVTGNNISNASDEFYSRQRVIAKPQAAYMYGTKNVNMGVDVEAIERVHDEFVFARYTKANYENTYYDTEFSHLKEASAYFPDIDEASLFTDLQDYFNSWKELSKNAKDSAQKQALAQKTEALTHNIKDTRERLTTLQHKASEELKSVIKEVNSLGSQIAEINKRIKEVENNKSLKHANELRDKRDELEFHLRELLGGNVFKSSIKTHSLTDKDSADFDESYNLNIGHGFNIIDGSIFHPLMVKESENKGGLNQIYFQSDDFKLTNITDKLNQGKVGALLNVYNDGSNGTLKGKLQDYIDLLDSFARGLIESTNAIYAQSTSHHIEGEPVEFNSDEAFKDTNYNIKNGSFDLIAYNTDGKEIARKTIAITPITTMNDIIQAINANTDDNQDNNTENDFDDYFTASFNNETKKFVIQPKNASQGLFVSMKDNGTNFMGALKLNPFFQGDDASNISLNKEYKKEPTTIRPWLAPINGNFDVANMMQQLQYDSVDFYNDKFDIKPMKISEFYQFLTGKINTDAEKSGRILDTKKSMLETIKKEQLSISQVSVDEEMLNLIKFQSGYAANAKVISAIDRMIDTLLGIKQ; this is translated from the coding sequence ATGGGCGGAATCTTATCTTCACTCAACACTTCTTACACGGGCCTGCAAGCCCATCAGAGCATGGTGGATGTTACCGGGAATAACATTTCTAATGCCAGCGATGAATTTTATAGCCGTCAGCGCGTGATTGCAAAGCCCCAAGCGGCCTATATGTATGGCACTAAAAACGTGAATATGGGCGTGGATGTAGAAGCCATTGAAAGGGTGCATGATGAGTTTGTTTTTGCTCGTTACACGAAGGCTAATTACGAAAACACTTATTACGATACAGAGTTTTCGCATTTAAAAGAAGCGAGCGCGTATTTTCCGGACATTGATGAAGCGAGCCTTTTTACGGATTTGCAAGATTATTTTAACTCATGGAAAGAATTGTCTAAAAACGCCAAAGACTCCGCTCAAAAACAGGCTCTCGCTCAAAAAACAGAAGCTTTGACGCACAACATTAAAGACACTAGAGAAAGATTAACGACCTTACAGCACAAGGCGAGTGAAGAATTAAAAAGCGTGATTAAAGAAGTCAATAGCTTGGGTTCTCAAATCGCTGAGATCAACAAACGCATTAAAGAAGTGGAAAACAACAAGAGTTTAAAGCATGCCAATGAATTAAGGGATAAGCGAGATGAGTTAGAATTCCATTTGCGAGAGCTTTTAGGGGGGAATGTTTTTAAAAGCAGCATTAAAACTCATTCGCTTACAGATAAAGACTCAGCGGATTTTGATGAGAGCTATAACCTTAACATTGGGCATGGGTTCAATATCATTGATGGTTCTATTTTCCATCCTTTAATGGTTAAAGAGTCCGAAAATAAAGGGGGTTTGAACCAAATCTATTTTCAAAGCGATGATTTTAAGCTCACTAATATTACTGACAAGCTCAATCAAGGGAAAGTGGGGGCGTTATTGAATGTGTATAACGACGGCTCTAATGGGACTTTAAAAGGCAAATTACAAGATTATATTGATTTGTTGGATTCTTTTGCTAGGGGCTTGATAGAATCCACGAATGCGATTTACGCTCAAAGCACGAGCCATCATATTGAGGGCGAGCCGGTGGAGTTTAATAGCGATGAAGCCTTTAAAGACACTAATTACAATATCAAAAACGGCTCGTTTGATTTAATCGCTTACAACACCGATGGTAAAGAAATCGCCAGAAAAACCATTGCTATCACGCCCATTACAACCATGAACGATATTATCCAAGCCATTAACGCTAACACCGATGACAATCAAGACAACAACACCGAAAACGATTTTGATGATTATTTCACAGCGAGCTTTAACAATGAGACTAAAAAGTTTGTTATCCAGCCTAAAAACGCTTCGCAAGGGTTATTTGTTTCTATGAAAGATAACGGCACGAATTTTATGGGAGCGTTAAAACTCAACCCTTTTTTTCAAGGCGATGACGCTTCTAATATCAGCTTGAATAAAGAATATAAAAAAGAGCCTACCACTATCCGCCCATGGCTTGCCCCCATTAACGGGAATTTTGATGTGGCGAACATGATGCAGCAATTGCAATACGATAGCGTGGATTTTTATAACGACAAGTTTGATATTAAACCAATGAAAATCAGCGAGTTTTATCAATTTTTAACCGGTAAAATCAACACGGACGCTGAAAAATCAGGGCGTATTTTGGACACTAAAAAGAGCATGTTAGAGACCATTAAAAAAGAGCAACTCTCTATTTCGCAAGTGAGCGTGGATGAAGAAATGCTGAATCTGATCAAGTTTCAAAGCGGCTATGCCGCTAACGCTAAAGTCATTAGCGCTATTGATCGGATGATAGACACTTTATTGGGGATTAAACAATAA
- a CDS encoding DNA cytosine methyltransferase, translated as MDFCSGIGGGRLGLERCHLKCVGHAEINHEALRTYELFFKDTHNFGDLMRINPNDLPDFDALISGFPCQAFSINGKRKGLEDERGTIIYGLIRILKVKQPKCFLLENVKGLISHKQQETFKTIIKALQEAGYTTHYQILNSADFQLAQKRERLYIVGFRKDLKHPFHFPLGLANDYCFKNFLDTDNECYLDVSNATFQRYLHNPYNHNRVFLENILTLENAVLDTRQSDLRLYFNVFPTLRTSRHGLFYTQKGKIKRLNAVESLLLQGFPRDLIAKIKNNPNFKESHLLSQAGNAMSVNVIAAIAQQMLKAI; from the coding sequence ATGGATTTTTGCTCTGGTATTGGTGGAGGCCGTTTGGGCTTGGAGCGATGCCATTTAAAATGCGTAGGGCATGCAGAAATCAATCATGAAGCCCTTAGAACTTATGAATTATTTTTTAAAGATACCCATAATTTTGGGGATTTGATGCGAATCAACCCTAATGATTTACCCGATTTTGATGCGCTCATTAGTGGGTTTCCTTGTCAAGCTTTTTCTATCAATGGCAAAAGGAAGGGGCTTGAAGATGAAAGAGGGACGATTATTTATGGGCTTATTCGTATCTTAAAAGTCAAACAGCCCAAATGTTTCTTGCTTGAAAATGTTAAGGGCTTGATTAGTCATAAGCAACAAGAAACTTTTAAAACCATTATCAAAGCCCTACAAGAAGCGGGCTATACAACTCATTATCAAATTTTAAACAGCGCTGATTTCCAATTAGCCCAAAAGAGGGAACGCCTTTATATCGTAGGGTTTAGGAAGGATTTGAAACACCCATTTCATTTCCCTTTAGGTTTAGCCAATGATTATTGTTTTAAGAATTTTTTAGACACTGATAATGAATGCTATTTGGATGTGAGTAACGCTACTTTCCAAAGATACTTGCACAACCCATACAACCACAACCGGGTTTTTTTAGAGAATATCTTAACTTTAGAAAACGCCGTTTTAGACACAAGACAATCTGATTTAAGGTTGTATTTTAATGTTTTTCCTACTTTAAGGACTTCTCGGCATGGTTTGTTTTATACCCAAAAAGGCAAAATCAAAAGATTAAACGCTGTTGAAAGCTTGCTTTTGCAAGGATTTCCTAGGGATTTGATCGCTAAGATTAAAAATAATCCTAACTTTAAAGAAAGCCATTTATTATCCCAAGCGGGGAATGCGATGAGCGTGAATGTGATTGCTGCAATCGCACAGCAAATGTTAAAAGCGATTTAA
- a CDS encoding flagellar biosynthesis anti-sigma factor FlgM — translation MINAVSSLAPVQSLGNYKRVEKNEKVENSEAALDRVAEIKKAIENNQYKINLHETSHKMAQDLLGIS, via the coding sequence ATGATCAATGCCGTTTCTTCTCTTGCTCCGGTGCAATCTTTGGGGAATTACAAGCGTGTGGAAAAGAATGAAAAAGTTGAAAATAGTGAAGCCGCTCTTGATAGGGTAGCTGAAATCAAGAAAGCGATTGAAAATAACCAGTATAAAATCAACTTGCATGAGACTTCTCACAAAATGGCACAGGATTTATTGGGGATAAGCTAG
- a CDS encoding FKBP-type peptidyl-prolyl cis-trans isomerase — translation MQNHDLESIKQAALIEYEVREQGSSEVLDSNISKEPLEFIIGANQIIAGLEKAVLKAQIGEWEEVVIAPEEAYGVYESSYLQEVPRDQFEGIELEKGMSVFGQTEDNQTIQATIKDFSNTHVMVDYNHPLAGKTLAFRFKVLGFREVSEEEILASHHGGGTGCCGGHGGHGKKKGGGCGCSCSHG, via the coding sequence ATGCAAAACCATGATTTAGAGTCAATCAAACAAGCCGCTTTGATTGAATATGAAGTGAGGGAGCAAGGCTCTAGCGAAGTGCTAGACAGCAATATTTCTAAAGAGCCTTTAGAGTTTATTATAGGCGCTAATCAGATCATAGCAGGGTTAGAAAAGGCGGTATTAAAGGCTCAAATTGGCGAATGGGAAGAGGTTGTTATCGCCCCAGAAGAAGCTTATGGGGTTTATGAAAGCAGCTATTTGCAAGAAGTCCCTAGAGATCAATTTGAAGGCATTGAATTAGAAAAAGGCATGAGCGTTTTTGGGCAAACTGAAGACAACCAAACCATTCAAGCCACTATCAAAGACTTTAGCAACACGCATGTGATGGTGGATTATAACCACCCGTTAGCCGGGAAAACTTTAGCGTTCCGTTTCAAGGTTTTAGGTTTTAGAGAAGTGAGCGAAGAAGAAATTTTAGCTTCACACCATGGCGGTGGGACAGGTTGCTGTGGCGGTCATGGGGGTCATGGCAAAAAGAAAGGTGGGGGTTGTGGTTGCTCATGCTCGCATGGGTAA
- a CDS encoding outer membrane protein Omp18, with protein sequence MKRSSVFSFLVAFLLVAGCSHKMDNKTVAGDVSAKTVQTAPVTTEPAPEKEEPKQEPAPVVEEKPAIESGTIIASIYFDFDKYEIKESDQETLDEIVQKAKENHMQVLLEGNTDEFGSSEYNQALGVKRTLSVKNALVIKGVEKDMIKTISFGETKPKCVQKTRECYRENRRVDVKLVK encoded by the coding sequence ATGAAGAGATCTTCTGTATTTAGTTTCTTGGTAGCTTTTTTATTGGTAGCTGGCTGTAGTCATAAAATGGATAATAAGACTGTGGCTGGCGATGTGAGCGCTAAAACGGTTCAGACTGCGCCTGTTACTACAGAACCAGCTCCAGAGAAAGAAGAGCCTAAACAAGAGCCAGCTCCAGTGGTTGAAGAAAAGCCGGCTATTGAAAGCGGGACTATCATTGCTTCTATTTATTTTGATTTTGACAAGTATGAGATCAAAGAATCCGATCAAGAGACTTTAGATGAGATCGTGCAAAAAGCTAAAGAAAACCACATGCAAGTGCTTTTGGAAGGCAATACCGATGAATTTGGCTCTAGCGAATACAACCAAGCGCTTGGCGTTAAAAGGACTTTGAGCGTGAAAAACGCTTTAGTCATTAAAGGGGTAGAAAAAGATATGATCAAAACCATCAGTTTTGGTGAAACCAAACCCAAATGCGTCCAAAAAACTAGAGAATGCTACAGAGAAAACAGAAGAGTGGATGTCAAATTAGTGAAGTAA
- the tolB gene encoding Tol-Pal system protein TolB has product MRYLWLFLISAIGLFATDKTLDIIKTIQKLPKIEVRYSIDNDANYALKLHEILANDLKTSQHFDVSQNKEQGAINYAELKDKKVHLVALVSVAVENGNKISRLKLYDVDTGTLKKTFDYPIVSLDLYPFAAHNMAIVVNDYLKAPSIAWMKRLIVFSKYIGPGITNIALADYTMRYQKEIIKNNRLNIFPKWANAEQTEFYYTQYGERTPMILKYNIQKATHENIASSQGMAVVSSVSSDGSKILMSLAPDGQPDVYLYDTHKKTKTKITRYPGIDVSGVFLEDDKSMAFVSDRSGYPNIYMKKLGLKESAEQLLYEGRSNESIDAYKDSIVYVSRENLNEFGKTVFNLNLITLNSKYIRRLTVNGSNQMPRFSTDGRNIMYIKKTPQEYAMGLILLDYNQSFLFPLKNVKIQAFDW; this is encoded by the coding sequence ATGAGGTATTTATGGCTTTTTTTAATAAGCGCTATAGGGCTTTTTGCAACAGATAAAACACTAGATATTATTAAAACCATTCAAAAACTTCCTAAGATTGAAGTGCGTTACTCTATAGATAACGATGCCAATTACGCTTTAAAATTGCATGAAATCTTAGCGAATGATTTAAAGACTAGCCAACATTTTGATGTTTCTCAAAACAAAGAACAAGGCGCTATCAATTACGCAGAACTCAAAGATAAAAAAGTCCATCTTGTAGCGCTGGTGAGCGTGGCGGTAGAAAACGGCAATAAAATTTCACGATTAAAACTTTATGATGTGGATACAGGAACGCTCAAAAAGACTTTTGACTACCCTATTGTAAGTTTAGATCTATACCCTTTTGCAGCGCACAACATGGCCATTGTGGTGAACGATTATTTAAAAGCCCCTTCTATCGCTTGGATGAAGCGCCTGATTGTTTTTTCTAAATACATTGGACCAGGAATCACAAATATCGCACTAGCGGATTATACGATGCGTTATCAAAAAGAAATCATCAAAAATAACCGACTCAATATTTTTCCCAAATGGGCGAACGCTGAGCAAACGGAGTTTTATTACACGCAGTATGGCGAAAGAACGCCCATGATTTTAAAATACAATATTCAAAAAGCCACTCATGAGAATATCGCTAGCTCTCAAGGAATGGCTGTGGTTTCTAGCGTGAGTTCTGATGGCTCTAAAATTTTAATGTCTTTAGCCCCTGATGGCCAACCGGATGTTTATTTGTATGACACGCATAAAAAAACTAAAACCAAAATAACGCGCTATCCGGGGATAGATGTTTCAGGAGTGTTTTTAGAAGATGACAAGTCTATGGCTTTTGTTTCAGATAGATCCGGTTATCCTAACATCTATATGAAGAAATTGGGGTTAAAAGAGAGCGCGGAGCAACTCCTTTATGAAGGAAGAAGCAATGAATCCATTGACGCTTATAAAGATAGTATCGTGTATGTGAGCCGAGAAAACCTTAATGAATTTGGCAAAACGGTGTTTAATTTGAATTTGATCACTCTAAACAGCAAGTATATCCGCAGGCTTACCGTGAATGGCTCTAACCAGATGCCTCGTTTTTCTACGGATGGGAGAAATATCATGTATATCAAAAAGACACCCCAAGAATACGCCATGGGGCTTATTTTGCTAGACTATAACCAGAGTTTTTTATTCCCTTTAAAGAATGTGAAAATACAAGCCTTTGATTGGTAA
- a CDS encoding energy transducer TonB has protein sequence MSKSAIFVVSGFLAFLLYVLLLYGLLLERHNKEAEKILLDLDKKNEQVIDLNLEDLPSDEKKDEKVVEKNATDKEGDFIDPKEQEESLEDIFSSLNDFQEKTDTNAQKDDQKNEQEEEQRRLKEQQRLKQNQKNQEMLKGLQQNLDQFAQKLESVKNKTLDLQIPKQDGVDEKAYQEWYAQIYQILYKGWKGVFYHKASVSALIMITKDGEFDYTILSYSDFKDYNKSVMTLLNDLKKVDFPPYPGGNMVSIKVNFTTKEEQ, from the coding sequence ATGAGTAAGAGCGCGATCTTTGTTGTTTCTGGCTTTTTAGCGTTCTTGCTCTATGTTTTGTTGTTGTATGGCTTGTTGCTAGAAAGGCACAATAAAGAAGCGGAGAAAATCCTTTTGGATTTGGACAAAAAAAACGAACAAGTCATTGATTTGAATTTAGAAGATTTGCCAAGCGATGAAAAAAAAGATGAAAAAGTAGTTGAAAAAAATGCAACTGATAAGGAGGGCGATTTTATTGATCCTAAAGAACAAGAAGAAAGCCTTGAAGATATTTTTTCTTCACTCAATGATTTTCAAGAAAAGACAGACACAAACGCTCAAAAAGATGATCAAAAAAATGAGCAAGAAGAAGAGCAAAGGCGTTTAAAAGAACAGCAACGCTTAAAGCAAAACCAAAAAAATCAAGAGATGTTGAAAGGTTTGCAACAGAATTTGGATCAATTCGCGCAAAAACTAGAAAGCGTTAAAAACAAAACTTTAGATTTGCAAATCCCTAAACAAGATGGGGTTGATGAAAAAGCCTATCAAGAGTGGTATGCTCAAATCTATCAGATTTTATATAAAGGTTGGAAAGGGGTTTTTTATCACAAGGCTTCAGTGAGCGCGTTGATTATGATCACTAAAGATGGGGAGTTTGATTATACCATTCTTAGCTACTCCGATTTTAAGGATTATAACAAGAGTGTGATGACCCTTTTAAATGATTTAAAGAAAGTGGATTTTCCCCCATATCCTGGAGGAAACATGGTTTCTATTAAAGTTAATTTCACCACTAAGGAAGAACAATGA
- a CDS encoding ExbD/TolR family protein encodes MNYDNYWDEDKPELNITPLVDVMLVLLAILMVTTPTLTYKEEIALPSGSKTARATQDKVIEIRMDKDAKIYIDSQTYEYNSFPDTFNLLSKKYDKDTRVSIRADKRLTYDKVIYLLKTIKEAGFLKVSLITSP; translated from the coding sequence ATGAATTATGATAACTATTGGGATGAAGACAAACCAGAACTCAATATCACGCCCTTAGTGGATGTGATGCTTGTTTTATTGGCTATTCTTATGGTAACGACGCCCACTCTCACTTATAAAGAAGAGATTGCTTTGCCTTCTGGTTCAAAAACTGCTAGAGCCACTCAAGATAAAGTGATAGAGATACGCATGGATAAAGACGCAAAAATCTATATAGATAGTCAAACCTATGAATACAACTCCTTCCCGGATACTTTCAATTTGCTTTCTAAAAAATACGATAAAGATACTAGGGTGAGTATCCGTGCGGACAAGCGATTGACCTATGACAAAGTGATTTATTTGTTAAAAACGATTAAAGAAGCGGGTTTTTTAAAAGTTTCTTTAATTACAAGTCCTTAA
- a CDS encoding MotA/TolQ/ExbB proton channel family protein: protein MLDSIVYFFNKSGFVTTLVLVWISLYLVMTLWVFLYKSIVLKIELRREMQSLSNILNGAQDAPEHFMFNKKRNDETKRYSNELLQAWKHQVLKQSTTGLVVLSIISSTAPFIGLFGTVVEILEAFNNLGALGQASFGVIAPIISKALIATAAGILAAIPAYSFYLILKRKVYDLSVYVQMQVDILSSKKESF from the coding sequence ATGTTAGATTCAATCGTTTATTTTTTCAATAAGAGCGGGTTTGTTACCACGCTTGTTTTAGTTTGGATTTCGCTTTATTTGGTGATGACTTTATGGGTGTTTTTGTATAAAAGCATTGTGTTAAAGATTGAACTCAGGCGCGAGATGCAATCTTTGTCTAACATTCTTAATGGAGCGCAAGACGCTCCAGAGCATTTTATGTTTAATAAAAAAAGAAATGATGAAACCAAAAGGTATTCTAATGAATTGTTGCAGGCTTGGAAACATCAAGTTCTTAAACAAAGCACGACGGGTTTAGTGGTGTTGAGCATCATCTCTTCTACAGCCCCCTTTATTGGCTTGTTTGGAACGGTGGTTGAAATTTTAGAAGCGTTTAACAATTTGGGCGCGTTGGGTCAAGCTTCTTTTGGGGTGATCGCACCCATTATTTCTAAGGCTCTTATTGCCACCGCTGCAGGGATTTTAGCGGCCATTCCAGCCTATTCTTTTTACTTGATTTTAAAACGCAAGGTGTATGATTTATCGGTTTATGTGCAGATGCAAGTGGATATTTTGTCTTCTAAAAAAGAAAGCTTTTAA
- the atpC gene encoding ATP synthase F1 subunit epsilon: MALLKISVVVPEGEVYTGEVKSVVLPGVEGEFGVLYGHSNMITLLQAGVVEIETENQKEHIAINWGYAEVTNERVDILADGAVFIKKESDDRDDAISRAKKLLEDASSDRLAVSSVLAKIESF, from the coding sequence ATGGCTTTGTTGAAAATTAGTGTGGTAGTTCCTGAGGGGGAAGTTTATACAGGAGAGGTTAAAAGCGTTGTGTTGCCAGGAGTTGAAGGGGAATTTGGGGTGCTTTATGGGCATAGCAACATGATCACTTTGCTTCAGGCGGGAGTGGTTGAGATTGAAACCGAAAACCAAAAAGAGCACATTGCGATCAATTGGGGCTATGCAGAAGTCACTAATGAACGGGTGGATATTTTAGCCGATGGGGCGGTCTTTATTAAAAAAGAATCAGACGACAGAGATGATGCTATCTCTAGGGCTAAAAAGCTTTTAGAGGACGCAAGCTCTGACAGGTTAGCTGTCTCTAGCGTGCTGGCTAAGATTGAGTCTTTTTAA